One genomic region from Yersinia canariae encodes:
- a CDS encoding phage tail tape measure protein, protein MSKSLQLQVLLKAVDQATRPFKAIQTASKSLTGDIRNTQSSIKSLDMQAAKIDGFRKASGQLAVTGQALKKAKEDAAALAIAFKNTEKPTAQQARLMEGARRAATELQTKYNGLRQSVQRQRDALNADGIATKNLSSEQRRLRSSAAEATTALSRQRQELQRLSQKQEQLNRISQRYQKGKAATATVRNVGAASLGVATAGLYGAAKLIAPGMEFDSQMSGTQAILGLDKNDAKLAAIRQQARDIGGSTAFSPTDVARTQDTLARSGYDADAILAATEPTVNLSLASGVDIAEAADIVTNMQSAFNLPLDQIKRVSDVMAKGFTSSNTNLLELGEAMKYVAPIAEAAGASIEDTTALLGVLADNGIKGSMAGTSTSAVFSRLQAPVGKAPEALRELGITTRDGKGNMLPVEKILKDIDRSFKKNKLGTAQQAEYLKVIFGEEAMKGAVKLVAAAGNGKLAEKQSKLKNADGTAQSIATVRMDNLDGDLKNLSSAWEDLEIEVFEKQDSALRRLTVTATDWLVNVAVWAKKNPELVSTITTVTGAALALVAGLGALGLIAWPVMAGFNLLLAGAGLLSTGFSLMAGTIAAALTALTWPIVAVVAAIVAGGLLIRKYWEPISAFIAGVAEGFTAAMGPISAAFEPLKPVFAWFSDKVKQLSNWFADLIKPVKATQETLDTATNAGKLFGEGLAAALSLPMDALNTLRSGIDWVLEKLGVIDSKSTGLADNIPKDNPYAGGYSPSGGVLYGGYQPVTAHTGTTIVDSSVTTNDIKITIPPGMSRQDAERMMTDALAKNERDKRVRQRGQMEN, encoded by the coding sequence ATGAGTAAGAGCTTACAGCTACAGGTATTACTCAAAGCCGTAGACCAAGCCACCCGCCCGTTTAAAGCTATTCAGACCGCCAGTAAATCCCTTACCGGTGATATTCGCAACACGCAAAGCAGTATCAAATCCCTTGATATGCAGGCGGCGAAGATTGACGGTTTCCGCAAAGCCAGCGGCCAACTGGCCGTTACCGGGCAGGCGCTGAAAAAAGCCAAAGAAGACGCGGCAGCGCTGGCGATTGCGTTTAAAAACACCGAGAAACCCACCGCCCAACAAGCCCGGTTGATGGAGGGAGCCAGGCGCGCCGCCACTGAGCTGCAAACCAAATACAACGGACTGCGCCAGTCAGTGCAGCGCCAGCGTGATGCCCTCAATGCTGATGGTATCGCGACCAAAAACCTGAGCAGTGAACAGCGCCGGTTACGCAGCAGCGCCGCCGAAGCCACTACCGCCCTGAGCCGCCAGCGCCAAGAGCTGCAACGCCTGAGCCAGAAACAGGAACAACTCAACCGTATCAGCCAGCGTTATCAAAAAGGCAAGGCCGCCACCGCCACGGTGCGCAATGTGGGCGCGGCCAGTCTTGGTGTGGCAACCGCCGGGCTGTACGGTGCGGCGAAACTGATTGCACCGGGGATGGAGTTTGACAGCCAGATGTCCGGTACGCAGGCGATTTTAGGGCTGGATAAAAATGACGCCAAGCTGGCGGCCATTCGTCAACAGGCGCGGGATATCGGCGGCTCCACCGCCTTTTCCCCGACAGATGTGGCGCGAACCCAAGACACGCTGGCCCGTTCGGGCTATGACGCTGACGCCATTCTGGCCGCCACTGAGCCGACGGTTAACCTGTCGCTGGCGTCCGGTGTCGATATCGCCGAGGCGGCCGATATTGTCACCAACATGCAGTCGGCGTTTAACCTGCCGTTAGACCAGATTAAGCGCGTATCGGATGTGATGGCGAAAGGCTTTACCAGCTCAAACACCAACCTGTTAGAGCTGGGCGAGGCCATGAAATACGTGGCCCCGATTGCCGAGGCCGCCGGGGCCAGCATTGAAGACACCACCGCACTGCTCGGTGTGCTGGCCGATAACGGTATTAAAGGCAGTATGGCAGGCACCAGTACCAGTGCGGTGTTTAGCCGGTTACAGGCTCCTGTCGGTAAAGCCCCGGAAGCCTTGCGCGAGCTGGGAATCACGACCCGCGACGGCAAAGGCAATATGTTGCCGGTGGAGAAAATCCTCAAAGATATTGACCGCTCGTTTAAAAAGAACAAGTTAGGCACCGCGCAGCAAGCTGAATACCTGAAAGTGATATTCGGTGAAGAGGCCATGAAAGGGGCGGTGAAACTGGTGGCCGCTGCCGGTAACGGCAAGCTGGCGGAGAAACAAAGTAAGCTGAAAAATGCCGATGGCACCGCACAATCTATCGCCACAGTGAGGATGGATAACCTTGACGGCGACCTGAAAAACCTGAGTTCGGCATGGGAAGACTTAGAAATTGAAGTCTTTGAAAAGCAAGACTCCGCATTGCGCAGGCTGACCGTGACCGCAACGGACTGGCTGGTCAATGTTGCTGTGTGGGCCAAGAAAAACCCCGAACTGGTCAGCACCATTACCACGGTAACTGGTGCGGCGCTGGCACTGGTTGCCGGGTTAGGTGCATTGGGATTGATTGCATGGCCGGTCATGGCCGGGTTTAACCTGTTGTTGGCCGGGGCGGGTCTGCTGAGTACTGGGTTTTCCCTGATGGCCGGAACCATTGCCGCCGCACTCACCGCGCTGACATGGCCGATAGTCGCCGTGGTGGCGGCCATTGTGGCCGGTGGTCTGCTTATCCGTAAATACTGGGAGCCTATCAGCGCCTTTATTGCGGGTGTGGCTGAGGGTTTTACTGCTGCCATGGGGCCAATCAGTGCCGCGTTTGAGCCGCTTAAACCGGTGTTTGCATGGTTTAGTGACAAGGTGAAGCAGCTTTCAAACTGGTTCGCTGACCTGATTAAACCGGTGAAAGCCACACAGGAAACCTTGGACACTGCGACCAACGCAGGCAAGTTATTTGGCGAGGGACTGGCGGCAGCGCTCAGTCTGCCGATGGATGCGCTAAACACCCTGCGCAGTGGCATTGACTGGGTGCTGGAAAAACTCGGCGTTATTGATAGCAAATCTACCGGACTGGCCGATAACATCCCGAAAGATAACCCCTACGCGGGCGGATACTCACCCAGTGGCGGCGTGTTATACGGCGGCTATCAGCCGGTCACCGCCCATACCGGCACCACTATCGTTGATAGCAGCGTGACCACCAACGATATCAAGATAACCATCCCGCCGGGCATGAGCCGACAAGATGCTGAGCGCATGATGACCGATGCGCTGGCTAAGAACGAACGGGATAAGCGCGTCCGTCAGCGCGGCCAGATGGAGAATTAA
- a CDS encoding GpE family phage tail protein, whose amino-acid sequence MADIAAIFHWPPSECWGMSLTELVRWRHKALLRSGAVNNE is encoded by the coding sequence ATGGCGGATATTGCCGCCATTTTTCACTGGCCGCCCTCGGAGTGTTGGGGGATGAGCCTCACCGAGCTGGTGCGCTGGCGTCATAAAGCCCTACTACGAAGTGGAGCCGTAAATAATGAGTAA
- a CDS encoding phage tail assembly protein produces MKKATAKTESIAEVNENLVVLDTPVKRGDTLITEIEVIRPNAGTLRGVRLADVANSDVDALIIVLPRITYPSLTTAECGRLELPDLVALAGKVIGFLSPKQGA; encoded by the coding sequence ATGAAAAAAGCGACTGCTAAAACTGAATCTATCGCCGAGGTTAACGAGAATCTGGTGGTACTGGATACGCCGGTTAAGCGTGGCGACACCCTGATTACTGAGATTGAAGTGATCCGCCCCAATGCCGGAACATTGCGCGGGGTGCGACTGGCCGATGTGGCTAACTCCGATGTGGATGCACTGATTATTGTGCTGCCCCGCATCACTTACCCCTCACTCACCACCGCTGAATGTGGCCGTTTAGAACTGCCAGACCTTGTGGCACTGGCGGGCAAGGTGATTGGTTTTTTGTCGCCGAAACAGGGGGCGTAA
- a CDS encoding phage major tail tube protein has protein sequence MALPRKLKLMNLFNDGRDYMGIVSAITLPKLTRKLENYRGGGMNGVAPIDLGLDDDALSMEWSMGGLDEFVLQQWGAPKVDAVPLRFSGAYQRDDTGEVMAVDVEVRGRHKEIDGGESKQGEDTETKVSTQCTYYKLTIDGKEVIEIDVVNLIERVNGVDLLEAQRKAIGR, from the coding sequence ATGGCACTGCCACGTAAGCTGAAATTGATGAACCTGTTTAACGATGGCCGGGATTACATGGGGATCGTGTCCGCCATCACCCTGCCAAAACTCACCCGCAAGCTGGAGAACTACCGGGGCGGCGGGATGAATGGTGTTGCGCCGATTGATTTGGGGCTGGATGACGATGCGTTATCCATGGAGTGGTCGATGGGCGGCCTTGACGAGTTTGTGTTGCAGCAATGGGGCGCGCCGAAAGTTGATGCGGTTCCGCTGCGTTTTTCCGGTGCTTATCAGCGTGACGATACCGGGGAAGTGATGGCGGTTGATGTCGAGGTGCGTGGCCGCCATAAAGAAATCGATGGCGGCGAATCCAAGCAAGGGGAAGACACGGAAACCAAGGTGTCCACCCAGTGCACCTATTACAAGCTGACCATTGACGGCAAAGAAGTGATCGAGATTGACGTGGTTAACCTGATTGAACGGGTTAACGGTGTTGACCTGCTGGAAGCCCAACGCAAGGCGATTGGCCGCTAA
- a CDS encoding phage tail sheath protein: MSDYHHGVRVLEINDGTRVISTVSTAIVGMVCTSDDADAATFPLNTPVLITNVLAAAGKAGKKGTLAASLLAIAEQARPVTIVVRVATGKDEDETTSNIIGGADENGRYTGMKALLDAQSVTGVRPRILGVPGLDNLAVSTALADICQKLRAFGYISAYGCKTLSEAMLYRDNFSQRELMLIWPDFLSWNTTANSTDIAYATARALGLRAKIDQDTGWHKTLSNVGVNGVTGISASVYWDLQTVGTDADLLNKACVTTLIRKDGFKFWGSRTCSDDPLFAFENYTRTAQILADTMAEAQLWAIDRPMHPTLVKDMIGSINAKFREMKSAGLIIDGACWYDDSANDKDTLKAGKLFIDYDYTPVPPLEDLTLRQRITDKYLVNFAAAVNS; encoded by the coding sequence ATGAGTGATTATCATCACGGCGTCCGTGTCCTCGAAATCAACGACGGCACCCGCGTCATTTCCACTGTGTCCACTGCCATTGTCGGCATGGTCTGCACCAGCGATGATGCTGACGCGGCAACATTCCCCCTCAATACACCGGTACTGATTACCAACGTACTGGCCGCCGCCGGTAAAGCCGGTAAAAAAGGCACACTGGCCGCGTCGTTACTGGCGATTGCGGAGCAGGCCCGTCCGGTGACGATTGTTGTTCGCGTCGCTACCGGTAAAGATGAGGATGAAACCACGTCTAATATCATCGGCGGCGCTGACGAGAACGGCCGCTACACCGGCATGAAAGCGTTGCTAGATGCGCAGTCTGTCACCGGTGTACGTCCGCGTATTCTCGGTGTGCCGGGGCTGGATAATCTGGCGGTATCGACGGCGCTGGCGGATATTTGTCAGAAGCTGCGCGCCTTTGGTTATATCAGTGCCTACGGCTGCAAAACCCTTTCCGAAGCGATGTTGTACCGCGACAATTTCAGCCAGCGTGAGCTGATGCTGATTTGGCCGGATTTTCTGAGCTGGAACACCACCGCCAACAGCACTGATATTGCTTACGCCACCGCTCGCGCACTCGGCCTGCGCGCCAAGATTGACCAAGATACCGGCTGGCATAAAACCTTGTCTAACGTTGGGGTCAATGGCGTGACCGGTATTTCTGCCAGCGTCTACTGGGATTTGCAGACCGTCGGCACTGACGCCGATTTGCTTAATAAAGCCTGCGTCACCACGCTCATCCGCAAAGACGGCTTCAAGTTTTGGGGGTCGCGCACCTGCTCTGATGACCCGCTATTTGCTTTCGAGAACTACACCCGCACCGCACAAATTTTGGCTGACACCATGGCCGAGGCGCAGTTGTGGGCGATTGACCGCCCGATGCACCCGACGCTGGTTAAAGACATGATTGGCAGCATCAACGCCAAATTCCGCGAAATGAAATCCGCCGGGCTGATTATTGACGGCGCTTGTTGGTATGACGACAGCGCCAACGATAAAGACACCCTGAAAGCGGGCAAGCTGTTTATCGATTACGACTACACCCCAGTGCCACCACTGGAAGATTTAACCCTGCGCCAGCGCATCACCGATAAATATTTGGTGAACTTTGCCGCTGCCGTTAACAGCTAA
- a CDS encoding phage tail protein, with amino-acid sequence MTIQFDKDGYATSTETVIVHNAMPDTREYMGSSDELINVGQGLPARSYLDSPPKPKKGFVICRTSDQSAWEYVADHRGEVRYSTVTGVSFAVGQIGNYPDDSTDKAPVTPFDKWDGKQWATDADAVACTARSYRDALIMVTDSLMLSDYCIDDAPLTAEQRTELTETRAAYRAWPTQESWPLIELPELPQWLLIEAVNQGYRVPVWPPLSA; translated from the coding sequence ATGACGATCCAATTTGATAAAGATGGATATGCAACAAGCACCGAAACCGTCATTGTGCATAATGCCATGCCGGATACCCGTGAATATATGGGTTCAAGTGATGAGCTTATAAACGTAGGGCAAGGCTTGCCAGCCCGCTCTTATTTAGACTCACCACCTAAACCCAAAAAGGGATTTGTTATTTGCCGCACGTCCGACCAATCAGCATGGGAATATGTGGCAGATCACCGGGGAGAGGTTCGCTATAGCACGGTAACGGGGGTTTCATTTGCCGTAGGCCAAATTGGCAATTACCCGGACGATTCGACTGACAAGGCACCCGTGACCCCATTTGACAAATGGGACGGCAAGCAGTGGGCTACAGATGCCGACGCAGTAGCATGTACGGCCAGAAGCTACCGTGATGCCTTAATCATGGTGACAGACTCTTTGATGCTCAGTGACTATTGCATTGATGATGCCCCGCTAACAGCAGAGCAGCGCACCGAGCTAACAGAAACCCGCGCCGCCTATCGCGCATGGCCGACGCAGGAAAGCTGGCCGTTGATTGAGTTACCCGAACTGCCGCAATGGCTTTTGATTGAAGCGGTGAATCAGGGTTATCGTGTTCCTGTCTGGCCTCCGCTGTCAGCCTGA
- a CDS encoding phage tail protein has product MTARFFALLTNIGAAKLANATALGTRLEITHMAVGDGGGTLPTPNPAQTQLVNEQRRAALNMLTVDPVNTSQIIAEQVIPETEGGWWIREIGLLDKDGDLIAIANCAETYKPQLQEGSGRTQTIRVILIVSSTAAVTLKIDPSVVLATRKYVDDIAIEVKGYADNLLAEHEKSRNHPDASLTAKGFAKYSSAIDSNSEALAATSKAVKTVSDAALKTANNLSEIAAAGATAVAATLANLGLSDFANMADVRKLIDAAFPIGVPMPYPLAAIPETLMGIVFFKLNGGTFSTTTYPKLALKYPTGVLPDMRGEFMRGWDDGRGVDSGRVILSAQASTWIQPNLETSPLATNIGIANTDGEFNTGAIGGVSNIGGGSGSGPRTRYFIRPRNLAFNYIVRAA; this is encoded by the coding sequence ATGACAGCGAGATTTTTTGCTTTACTGACCAACATCGGCGCAGCCAAGCTGGCGAACGCTACCGCCCTCGGCACCCGCTTAGAGATTACCCACATGGCAGTCGGTGATGGCGGCGGAACCCTACCCACCCCTAACCCGGCACAAACCCAACTGGTGAATGAACAGCGCCGCGCTGCTCTGAATATGCTGACCGTTGACCCGGTAAACACCAGCCAGATTATTGCGGAACAGGTGATTCCTGAGACTGAGGGCGGGTGGTGGATTAGGGAAATTGGTTTACTGGATAAAGACGGTGACTTGATTGCCATTGCCAACTGCGCCGAAACCTATAAACCGCAACTGCAAGAGGGCAGCGGCCGCACCCAAACCATTCGGGTCATTTTGATTGTCAGCAGTACCGCCGCTGTCACACTGAAAATCGACCCGTCAGTGGTACTGGCAACGCGTAAATATGTGGATGATATAGCCATTGAGGTGAAAGGCTACGCGGATAATCTGTTAGCGGAACATGAGAAATCACGCAATCACCCGGATGCATCGTTAACCGCCAAAGGTTTTGCAAAATATAGCAGTGCCATTGACAGCAATAGCGAAGCACTGGCAGCTACGTCGAAAGCGGTCAAAACAGTAAGTGATGCTGCTCTAAAAACTGCCAACAACCTTTCTGAGATTGCCGCCGCTGGCGCAACAGCGGTTGCCGCTACTCTTGCCAACCTTGGTTTAAGTGATTTTGCGAATATGGCGGATGTTCGCAAGTTGATTGACGCGGCTTTCCCTATCGGCGTGCCGATGCCATACCCTCTTGCCGCCATTCCTGAAACATTAATGGGGATTGTATTCTTTAAATTAAATGGTGGCACTTTTAGCACCACCACTTACCCCAAATTGGCCCTTAAATATCCCACCGGGGTATTACCTGATATGCGTGGTGAGTTTATGCGCGGTTGGGACGATGGACGAGGAGTAGACAGCGGGCGAGTCATACTAAGCGCACAGGCATCAACATGGATACAGCCCAACCTCGAAACCAGTCCGCTAGCAACAAATATTGGTATAGCTAATACTGACGGTGAGTTTAATACTGGCGCAATAGGCGGAGTATCAAATATAGGTGGCGGTTCAGGTTCTGGCCCGCGCACACGTTACTTCATTCGCCCCCGTAACCTGGCATTTAACTACATTGTGAGGGCAGCATAA
- a CDS encoding phage tail protein I, with translation MTDRLLPVGSSVLEVAAARACAELENTPVPIRQLWNADTCPLPLLPYLAWAYSVDRWDEKWPEATKRAVVKSSQYVHKHKGTIGAIRRVVEPLGYLIKVIEWWKTNETPGTFRLDVGVLETGITEEMYQELERLIDDAKPCSRHLVGLSINLDSSGPLYVAAASYSGDELTIYPYLPETITVTGEDYASAAVHIIDDLRVNP, from the coding sequence ATGACTGACCGTTTATTGCCTGTTGGTTCTTCTGTGCTGGAAGTGGCCGCCGCGCGCGCCTGCGCCGAACTGGAAAATACACCTGTCCCCATTCGCCAGCTCTGGAACGCCGACACTTGCCCGCTGCCATTATTGCCCTATCTGGCGTGGGCGTATTCAGTTGACCGTTGGGATGAAAAATGGCCGGAAGCCACCAAGCGCGCGGTGGTGAAGTCCTCGCAGTACGTCCACAAACACAAAGGCACGATTGGCGCAATCCGCCGGGTGGTGGAACCGCTGGGCTATCTCATCAAGGTGATTGAGTGGTGGAAGACTAACGAGACACCCGGCACCTTTCGCCTTGATGTTGGGGTACTGGAAACCGGCATTACCGAAGAGATGTATCAGGAGCTTGAGCGGCTGATAGACGACGCCAAGCCATGCAGCCGCCATTTAGTCGGCCTGTCTATCAATCTTGACAGCAGCGGCCCGCTGTATGTCGCCGCTGCCAGTTACAGCGGTGATGAGCTGACAATTTACCCCTATTTACCTGAAACCATAACCGTGACCGGCGAGGATTACGCCAGCGCCGCCGTCCATATCATTGATGACCTGAGAGTGAACCCATGA
- a CDS encoding baseplate assembly protein, whose amino-acid sequence MATIDLSLLPPPFVVEELDYEILLAERKATLVSLYPEEQRAAVARTLSLESEPLVKLLQENAYREVILRQRVNDAARAVMVAYAVGSDLDQLGANNNVERLVIIPADPTAIPPIDAVMESDSDFRVRIPQAFEGLSVAGPTGAYEYHAKTADGRVADASAISPTPACVTVTVLSREGNGEASSELLAVVEAALNDENTRPVADRVTVQSARIEDYAIDAVLYLHPGPEAEPIRVAAEKKLTAFVTAQRRLGRDIRLSALYAALHVEGVQRAVINAPLADVVLDKTQAAWCTGSTITVGGTDD is encoded by the coding sequence ATGGCAACCATTGACCTGAGCCTGTTACCCCCGCCTTTTGTGGTGGAAGAGCTGGATTATGAAATCCTGTTGGCCGAGCGTAAAGCCACGCTGGTTTCTCTTTACCCGGAGGAACAGCGCGCCGCCGTGGCCCGTACCCTGTCGCTGGAATCTGAGCCGCTGGTCAAGCTGTTACAGGAAAACGCTTATCGCGAGGTGATATTGCGCCAACGCGTCAATGATGCGGCCCGCGCGGTGATGGTGGCCTATGCCGTCGGCAGCGATTTAGACCAGCTCGGCGCAAATAACAACGTTGAGCGGCTGGTGATTATCCCGGCTGACCCCACCGCTATTCCACCGATTGACGCGGTGATGGAATCTGACAGTGATTTCCGGGTGCGTATCCCGCAAGCCTTTGAGGGCTTGAGCGTCGCCGGGCCAACGGGCGCATATGAATATCATGCTAAAACGGCTGACGGCCGGGTGGCTGATGCCTCGGCAATCAGCCCGACCCCGGCCTGTGTCACGGTCACGGTGTTATCGCGTGAGGGCAACGGCGAAGCCTCAAGCGAGCTGCTGGCCGTGGTGGAAGCCGCGCTCAATGATGAGAACACGCGGCCGGTGGCTGACCGGGTGACGGTGCAATCTGCCCGCATTGAAGACTATGCCATTGACGCGGTGCTCTATTTGCATCCGGGGCCAGAAGCCGAACCCATCCGCGTGGCGGCTGAGAAGAAACTGACCGCCTTTGTCACCGCGCAACGTCGCCTTGGTCGTGACATTCGCCTGTCGGCACTGTATGCCGCGCTTCATGTTGAGGGTGTACAGCGGGCGGTGATTAATGCCCCACTGGCTGACGTGGTGCTGGATAAAACCCAAGCCGCATGGTGCACCGGCAGCACCATTACTGTTGGGGGTACGGATGACTGA
- a CDS encoding GPW/gp25 family protein translates to MTTAKYLGMSRNAGQTITDADHISQSIADILITPVGSRVMRRAYGSLLSELIDQPQNPALRLQIMAASYSAILRWEPRVRLTGITFDTTFDGKMVVDITGTRTDSAAPLSLTIPVS, encoded by the coding sequence ATGACAACAGCCAAATACCTCGGCATGAGCCGCAACGCCGGGCAGACCATTACCGATGCTGACCATATCAGCCAGTCCATCGCCGACATTCTAATTACGCCCGTCGGTTCGCGGGTGATGCGCCGCGCTTATGGTTCGCTGCTCTCGGAGCTGATTGACCAGCCACAAAATCCGGCCTTGAGACTGCAAATCATGGCCGCCAGTTACAGCGCCATTTTGCGCTGGGAACCGAGGGTCAGGCTGACCGGCATCACCTTTGATACCACCTTTGACGGAAAAATGGTGGTCGATATCACTGGCACCCGCACCGATAGCGCGGCCCCCCTTTCTTTAACCATCCCTGTGAGCTGA
- a CDS encoding phage baseplate assembly protein V: protein MNTQTQLTEILRLLRNLVRIGTVAEVDLDQALCRVATGDNTTGWLNWLTLRAGQSRSWWAPSEGEQVLILSLGGELDTAFVLPGVFSDDFPPPSASANGLYIAFPDGATLHYEPDSGELLADGIKTAVINASESVNATAPNITCTALVKILLDTPEVECTNNLTTATLNVKKGGTMSGNITHTGGQFSSNGVVVDDHDHGQVQRGGDYTVGIK, encoded by the coding sequence ATGAACACTCAAACCCAACTCACTGAAATTCTGCGCCTGCTGCGCAACCTTGTCCGTATTGGTACGGTGGCCGAGGTCGATCTCGACCAAGCCCTGTGCCGTGTGGCGACAGGGGACAATACCACCGGCTGGTTAAACTGGCTGACGCTGCGCGCCGGTCAATCGCGATCATGGTGGGCACCGTCCGAGGGTGAGCAAGTATTGATATTGTCCCTCGGCGGCGAACTGGACACTGCCTTTGTGCTGCCGGGCGTTTTCTCTGATGACTTCCCGCCACCGTCGGCCTCGGCGAATGGCCTGTATATCGCCTTTCCTGACGGTGCCACGTTGCACTATGAACCGGACAGCGGCGAGTTGCTGGCTGACGGCATCAAAACAGCGGTAATCAATGCCAGTGAATCGGTGAATGCTACCGCCCCCAACATCACCTGTACCGCCTTGGTCAAAATTCTGCTCGATACGCCGGAAGTGGAATGCACCAATAACCTGACTACCGCCACGTTGAACGTGAAGAAAGGCGGCACCATGAGCGGCAATATCACGCATACCGGCGGCCAGTTTTCATCTAATGGCGTGGTGGTTGATGACCATGACCACGGCCAAGTGCAGCGCGGTGGCGATTATACGGTGGGGATTAAATGA
- a CDS encoding phage virion morphogenesis protein — MNELKPFDDALAGLIANLTPKARKALAVTVAKRLRASQQQRIKRQQAPDGTPYAVRKSQLLRKPKGRIKREMFAKLRTARYMKANSSPDAAVVEFAGRVERMAAVHHFGLRDRPNVHSKDVQYDERPLLGFSQQDIAIVEHAVMVSLSK; from the coding sequence ATGAATGAGCTGAAACCCTTTGATGATGCATTGGCCGGGCTGATTGCCAACTTAACCCCCAAGGCGCGCAAAGCGCTGGCGGTCACTGTTGCTAAACGGCTGCGGGCCAGTCAACAACAGCGTATTAAACGCCAGCAAGCGCCCGACGGCACCCCGTATGCTGTCCGTAAATCTCAACTGTTGCGTAAACCCAAGGGGCGGATTAAGCGGGAAATGTTCGCCAAGTTGCGCACCGCGCGCTACATGAAAGCCAACAGTAGCCCTGACGCGGCAGTGGTCGAGTTTGCCGGGCGCGTGGAACGGATGGCGGCCGTGCATCATTTTGGCCTGCGTGACCGTCCGAATGTGCACAGTAAAGATGTGCAGTATGACGAGCGGCCGTTGCTCGGTTTTAGTCAGCAAGATATTGCCATTGTCGAGCATGCCGTGATGGTAAGCCTGTCAAAGTAG
- a CDS encoding phage tail protein produces MLKPKLLRQALTDSLDLFQTNPERLKMFVDGGRIVSTLAPSLSFENQYTLTLFIEDFASDVDYLFVPILAWLREHQPDIMATEEKRRTGFIHKVDVISDVLSDIRIDLQLTERAIVKEVDGALHVNHALEPTWPGTPTRPTAIYFNGETVK; encoded by the coding sequence ATGTTAAAACCCAAACTGCTACGCCAAGCCTTAACCGACAGTCTGGATCTATTTCAGACTAACCCGGAACGGCTAAAAATGTTTGTTGATGGCGGGCGCATTGTCTCAACACTGGCCCCGTCGCTCTCTTTCGAAAATCAATATACGCTGACGCTGTTTATTGAGGACTTCGCCAGCGATGTTGATTATCTCTTTGTGCCGATACTGGCATGGCTGCGCGAGCATCAACCGGACATCATGGCAACAGAAGAAAAGCGCCGCACCGGTTTTATTCATAAGGTTGATGTGATTAGCGATGTGTTGAGTGATATCCGTATCGACTTGCAATTGACTGAGCGGGCCATTGTGAAAGAGGTCGACGGCGCACTGCATGTTAACCATGCGCTGGAGCCGACTTGGCCGGGGACACCAACGCGGCCAACAGCCATTTACTTTAACGGGGAAACGGTCAAATGA
- the lysC gene encoding Rz1-like lysis system protein LysC (LysC is an Rz1-like component of a phage lytic system, substantially overlapping although not fully embedded in the gene for the Rz-like LysB component.) produces MLSGCTSAPRSPAPTIIYVGCPTVNSCPLPGSSPAVNGDLSADIRQLETALVACGLQVEAVKQCQEQHHVKTQTATPSLNRQSGSISD; encoded by the coding sequence ATGTTATCCGGCTGCACCAGCGCCCCGCGTTCGCCAGCCCCAACGATTATTTACGTTGGCTGTCCGACGGTGAACAGTTGCCCGCTGCCGGGCAGCAGTCCGGCGGTTAACGGGGATTTAAGTGCCGACATCCGCCAGTTAGAAACCGCACTGGTGGCCTGCGGGCTGCAAGTGGAAGCCGTTAAACAGTGTCAGGAACAGCATCATGTTAAAACCCAAACTGCTACGCCAAGCCTTAACCGACAGTCTGGATCTATTTCAGACTAA